The following is a genomic window from Fundidesulfovibrio putealis DSM 16056.
TTCAACCGGGTGTGGCTGCCTCGGGATTCACCCAGGTGCGTTGAGTTGTTTTGATGCGCATGGTCCCGCAACGTGCCCGGTAGCATGTGTGCGGTCACAGCTTCATTCGGGAAGTGTACGTTATGTTTCCATGCTAATTTTGAGATTCAAAAAACGCGATAGCTCGGCGCAGTTCGGCAAACTGATAGATGATGTAGTCAGGCTCTGCCCCGCTGTACTTTTTCCTTCCCTGATTGGACGAAAAAAAGACAGTCTTCATGCCGAAACTGTTGGCGCCATAAATGTCCCGGTACATGTCGTTGCCCACGAAGAGGACATTTTCTGCAGGAAGATCGAGCCCATCGAGTGCTGATTGAAATATCCTGCTGTCAGGTTTCCTGTATCCCAGGTCTCCGGAGACGATGATGGGGCTGAAATAGTCTGCGATGCCCACAGCCCGCATTTCCGGCAGTGCCCAGGCGCTCTGCGCGTCGGACAATGCGGCAAGCTTGTACCGCTGAGACAGTTCGTTGAGTATGATTCCCACTTCAGGGTAGAGTTGCAACCGGTAACGGGAGATGCCCCGGTACATTTCGGCGAGAAACAGTGGCATCCACTTCAGTTTCTCCGGGGGCAGGGCTTGGCAGGCCTCAGGTCTGCGGAGCAGGTATTCGCGCCACAGTTCGACCGCGTCAAATTCTGGAAATGTCTGTCCACCAGCTTTGCGCTGGGCGTCCAGCAGTTGGTAGTATTCGTCGCGGACCTCCCAACGGCTCGTTTGAATGCCCTGGTAGGTCAGAAAATGGCTGATGCCGCGGTAGACCTCCTCATTGCCTTCGTCGGTCTGGATATCGATGAGTGTGCCGTTGATATCAAACAAAACAGCCTTGATGTTCATGGCAGCTCCCTCAGAATCACTTTGGCTTTCTGCACAAGTTGCCAGCGGTAGTGATGGTCAATCCACGAATTGCGGGCGATGCGGAGCAGGGTGATGCCCATGTAAAAGGGGATGCGTCTTGTGATTGACCCGAATGCGCTCATGGGGTCCGGTAAATGGCGACAGTACTCCCAAAGGAAATGTCCAATGAAGGGCTCGGCGTCACCGGGGTCCCCCATGGCTTGGTAGAAGAAGTGGGCCAGTTCGCCGCAGAGCCTGCCCAGGTCGAAAGTCCTGTCGGCCCATTGCATGCGTTCCAGGTCGATGGCCAGCACGGTATGGCCAGGTCCGAACAGAAAGTTGGATGGCGTGGCGTCGCCATGAACCAGCACGCCCTGGTCTTGCCACATGATGCCCTGGCCGCGCCATGCCTCGCGCAGGTGGTAGAGTTCGTCCGAGTGGTCGCGCCCCATGCCTCGTTTTGACGTGAGCGATCCGATGAGCCGCCCCATGTAGGCGTGACTGTGGTCGAAGTTGACCCCCCAGTCTCCCGCCGTACGATTGTGCAGGGAGGCGAGGAAATGTCCCAAGGCTGACAGCTTGCGAAAGAGCCGTTCGCGCTTGCGCTGATGGATGGCTTCGTTGATGATCGTCCCAAGCAGGCCGCCCTCCAGGAACTCCATGATCAGGACGTTGTTTATGGCGGGGTTGAAGCCGAGTGGCCTGACTACGTAATGAGGCGCGGAATCGAACCCCAGCCCGCGCAGGTAGACCAGGTTGCCGAACTCGATTTCCCCGGTTTTCATCTGCTGGGAGGGGCTTTTGGGCGGGTAGAATTTCCCGACCAGGCGTACCCCGCTGTGTTTTTCTTCATAAAGATAGACATTGCGGGAACATGCTGACTGAAAAACGCGGAACTCCACCCCTGCGGACCCGACTCCAAGCTGTGGAACGATGTGATCCTTCAGGTAGTCATGCAAAGGGTCACGATGGTCAAGATGTCCCATATACCTGTCAAACATTGCTATCCCCCGGCCCCAGATTCCGGCCTGCAAGGTGCGCGCACTCCGGGAGATGAATCGTGAGGACTGTTTCGTCCGACTCGTCGGAGGTGCGCATTTCGAGCGTGCCGCCCTGCGCCTCGATCATCTTCTTCGCCGAGTAGGTGCCGAGTCCCGTGCCATAGGATTTGCCAGCCGTGCTGTACTTGTCGAAGAATCGGTCCCGGATGGGCACGGGAACCACGCCCTGATTGCGTATCTCGATGCGGCAATCCTTCGCGGATATCAGGTTGACGACCACCGTGCCCCCCTTCGGCGTCGCCTCCACCGCGTTCTTCATCAGGTTGAACAGGGATGCGCGCATAAGTTCCACCTGCCCGGAACATGGGAAGCCCGCGTCCTCGGTCGGCGGGGCACCGTTCAGAAGCACCTGCATGACGGTGTTCCTGTGCTGCGGAGCGTTTCGCAGGTTCTGGACGATTTCGAGGACGACCGGGAGGCAATTGAATATCTTTGGCACTTCCTGGTACTGTCCGGTTTCGATCCTGTACATGTCCAGGGAGCGATCCAGCGTGTCCAGCATCTGTCGGCCAGCGTTGTTCAACAGGGCCAGAAGCTGGCGCTGTTGGGCGCTCAGGCCGGCTGCCTCGAGCAGCAACGTGGCGACGTTCACGGCGTTGCACGCCGGGGAGCGCAGGTCGTGCTGGATGACGCCCTCGATGTGCGCCTGGAGTTGTTCGGCATGTTTGCGGACGGATATGTCGCTTATGACGGCACGGTACACCGTGGGGCTGCCTTCCTCGACAACGGGAACCGCATCGATTTTCACCCAGAACGGGGTCGCATCCGCCTTCATCAGCCGCAATTCGCATCCCTGGCGCATGCCCGTGGCCGCGAGATGCCTGTGGTGCTTGTAGTAGATGTCCTGGTCTTCCTTGTGGATGAACCGGCTGAAGGGCTGCTTGGCGAGTGTTCCCCGAGGCACGCCCAGCATGGTCGCGAAGGTGACGTTGGTTTCAATGAACATCCCTTTTTCGCTCAGGGTCACGTAGCCGATGGGGGCCAGGTCGTAGAGGTCGAAATATTTCGCACGCATGGCTTCAAGTTCCACCTGCGTCCGCCGCAGCTCTTCGTTCTGCATCTCCAGTTCAATCTGGTGCACGCGCAGTTCATGCAGCGTCTGGCGCATTTCTTCGGGAGACATCGCATTCTCGGCTGCCGTCTCGATTGTCTTGAGCTTGTTTTCCGCACGATTGCGCAGCATGTCGGTCATTGTTCGTCTCCTGAACCAGCCAAGGCAATTGGTCCTGTCAAAATCAACGTGTTCTGCAGTATTGAACTCATGTATCAGGCGACCACCCTGAGTCTGAACTTTCCCCGGCTGGATAACCGCTCCTAGGGGAACCGGGGCGGGATGCCCTTGCCTCATGCCGCGCTCAGTGTGAACAGGACAAGGAGGCTCGCAGGGCGAAGACCTACCCGGAAGGCAGGCCAGTCAGGGATTCAGAGTCTTCGGAAGAATTCGCCGCCGCATCCGCCGGTGCTTTCGTCTGGTCCGGCGAAAGAGGGATGCGCAGAATGAAGCGTGTTCCAATTCCAGGCTGCGACTGCACATCGACGCTGCCGCCGTGCTTGGTGACGATGATGAAATACGAAACGGCGAGCCCCAGGCCGGTGCCTTCTCCGACGCCCTTGGTGGTAAAGAACGGTTCAAAGGCCCTTTTGCGCACGGCGTCGGTCATGCCGGAGCCGTTGTCTTCCACTTCGATGCGCAGCAGGCCGCCTTCGAGGGCGGTTCGCAGTGTGATGGTCGGGTCGGCCTCCGTCTTGTTTCGATCCACCACGGCCTGGGCCGCGTTCTTGAGCAGGTTCAGGATCACCTGCTCTATCTCGGCGCTGGTGCAGTACACTTCCGGCAGGTCCGGAGCATACTCTCGAACGATGCGGATGTTTTTGAAGTCGAACTTTCTTTTCAAGTCATAGTCGAAGCTGGACAGCTCCACTGCCTTGTCCAGCAAGGCGTTGATATCCACAGCCAGGTGGCGCACTTCTCCCTTGCGGCAGAATTCCAGCATGTTGGAAACGATAGCGGCTGCTCGTGCGCCGGACTGGCATATGGCGTCCATAAACCCGGGAATCTGTCGTTTATTCAAGTAGGTCTGGATGCTGTCCATGGTGCATCCGCTCGCTTCGGCAGCGATCCTGTTGGCCGGTACATCCGGCTGGAGGTGGGAGATCACCACCTGCGCGCTCTGGAGAATACCGCTCAAGGGATTGTTGATCTCATGGGCCATGCCTGCGGCGAGGCCGCCCACCGACATCATCTTTTCGGACTGCACCATCATCTCATCAATCTGGACCCGCCGGGTGACGTCGTCCACCCGGACCACCGCTCCCACAATGTCCTCGGTGATCAGGGGGTAGATCGTCACGTCCTGGTAGCTCCTCACGCCGTTCCGTATGAACACGTCGCGTTTCGTGTCCTGGGGGGTCCTGTCGCGTAGCGCAGCCCTGATGGTGTCCATCTGGGTGGCCAGCCTGGGGAACGCTTCTTCCAGGGGGCGGCCAAGGGCAATCCGGGCGGGAATCCCGGCGGCGTCTTCCGCTGCCTTGTTCCAGTGCGTCACCACGCAATTGAGGTCGATCCCGATCATGATGGAGGGCATGGAGTTCAGGATGTTGGCGAGGTATTCTTGCGCCCTGATCATCTCCTGTTCCGCCTGTTTGCGCGCGGAGATGTCGCTGACCGTGGTGAGCTGCACCATTTCCCCGTCTGCTTCCTGGGCGGATTGCGTTTCGATCTGCGCCCAGAATACAACTCCATCCTGGTTCATGAGTCTCAGTTCGCATCCATGCTGGGTGCACGCCTGCGGCTCGCCTGATGCGACGAGATGCTTGCGGTGCCGGTAATAGCGATCCTGGTCCTCTTTGAAGATGAACCGGCTGATGGGCTGGTTGACAAGCAGACTGCGCTGCAACCCCAGCATGGTGGCGATGGTGGTGTTGGCTTCGAGGATCAGGCCCTGTTCGCTGAGGGTGACGTAGCCGATGGGGGCCATGTCGTAGAGGTCGAAGTATCGGGCGCGCACGGCTTCCAGATCTTCCTGGGCCTGGCGCAACTCTTCGTTCTGCATTTCCAGTTCTATCTGATGCACGAGAAGCTCGTGGAGCTTCTCCTGCATCTCTTGGGGTGACAACGCCGGGACACCCGGAGCTTTGCCCGTCCTGGCAAGCTCTTCGGCCCGTTGGCGCAGTGAGGCGTTCATGGGTCACCTCTCACAAGGCCAGCCCGCTCGGTGGTCGCAATGGCGTAGACCCGCCCGGCATTGTCGAGCATTGCCGTGGCGGTCAGCCAAACATCGATAGTTCGTCCGTCCTTGTTCATTCGTTTTGTGGCGTAGGGCGCCTGGGCATCGACCTTGGCGACACTCAGGAGATTGTCCAGTTCCTGGTCGCGCAGCTCAGCGGGCAGCATGTCCCGGATGTTCATGGACAGCGCCTCGGCCTCGCTCCATCCGAACATCTTCTGCGCGGATACGTTCCAGGCCATGATGCGTCCGTCCAGGTCGAGCATGAGGATGGCGTCCTGTGCGTCGCGGACAACGATGGCCAGCCGGAGCTGCTCGTTGGCCCGTTTCAGCATTTCCTGTGCATTCTTTGTCGCAGTAATGTCGAAGAATGTGATCACCGCTCCCTCGATCACGTTGTCGAGGGTGCGATAGGGGCGGATGCGCATGGTGTACCACTTGCCTTCCGTCGTCTCCACTTCGACCTCTTTCGGGGTCAGGGTGTCCAGCACCGCCTGCGCGTCCGCGACCAGGCTGTCGTAGCCGACCAGGTTGGACACGATGTGGCGCACGGGCCGCCCCACGTCCGAGAGGATCATGTTTATGATCTGGGTGGCTGCGGGGGTGAACCGGAGGATGCGCAACTGATGGTCCACAAATATGGTGGCGATGCCCGTGCCTGCCAGCAGGTTGTTCATGTCGTTGTTGGCCTGCGACAGGTCCGCGACTTTGGTCTGCAATTCCGCATTGACTGTGGCGAGCTCCTCGTTGACTGATTGCAGCTCTTCCTTGGACGTCTCCAGCTCCTCGTTCGATGATTGCAGCTCCTCGTTGATGGACTGCATCTCTTCGTTGGAGGACTTGAGCTCCTCGTTGGATGTCTCCAGCTCCTCATTGGTGGTCTGGAGATACTCCTCCTTGGCCCGCAGTTCCTGCTTGAGTGCCGTGATGCGCGCGTCGACATTCGCATCTGCGTCGCAATCAATCCCGAGGGGTGGCACAGCGCTTCCGGTCGCGACCGGGGTGTCTGCGTTTGACGTTTCTTCCAGAATGACCAGGAATAAGGTGTCCTCGAGCGTCGAGTTGATGTTCGTCAATACCGGACAGACGATCAGGTTGGCCATGGTGAAGTGGCCGTTGGTTTTGATGCGCAACCCCTCGCAACGGACGGTTTCCTTGGTCACTGTGGCCTTGTGCAGGGCAGTGGTCAGGTCGCGCCGCAAGCCTTCCCTGGCCATCTTCAGGATGTTGTTCACGCCTGCTTCGCCTGGAACCGGTTCCAGATACATGCCCGTGCGGCCATGAAGATACAGTATGACTCCCTGGGCGTTCACAAGCACGCCGGCCAGGGTGATCTGGTTGAGGATCGCCTGTTCGGTCAGCTCGCGCAGCGGCAGCTTCCCTGCTGCGGGCGTCTTGCCGGAAGTCTGGCTGGCTTTCCCTTCCATCGACGTGAACGGGAGGAAGTGGCCCAGGGCCGTGCGACGTGTGCCGTGGATATCGTCCTTGCGCTGGTACAGCTTCAGCTTGCGGTCCAACGTCGCGAACATGTCCCCGAATTCCCCCACGGTTTCCGAGGTCCCCAGGAACATGAAGCCTCCCGGATTCAGCGCGTAATGAAAGATGGGGATGAGCTTCTTCTGCAGTTCGCCGCCCATGTAGATCATGAGGTTGCGGCAGCTGATGAGGTCGAGCCTGGAGAAGGGCGGGTCGCGGACCAGGTCGTGCTCGGAAAATACCAGCATGTCCCGGATGCCTTTGTGGATGCGGTACATGCTGCCGTCGGACTCGGCCAGGAAAAAGCGTCCAAGGCGCTCGGGCGAGATGTCGGCGGCGATGCTGGCCGGATACAGTCCGGCGCGGGCCGTGGCGATGGCCATGCTGTCGATGTCCGTGGCGAAGATCTGAACATTGATACTCTGCTTCAGCGTCTCCAGGCGTTCCTGAAGGAGGATGGCCAGGGAATAGGCCTCCTCCCCGGTGGAGCACCCAGTCGACCAGACACGGACACTGGCTCCGGCCGGTT
Proteins encoded in this region:
- a CDS encoding PAS domain-containing sensor histidine kinase — translated: MTDMLRNRAENKLKTIETAAENAMSPEEMRQTLHELRVHQIELEMQNEELRRTQVELEAMRAKYFDLYDLAPIGYVTLSEKGMFIETNVTFATMLGVPRGTLAKQPFSRFIHKEDQDIYYKHHRHLAATGMRQGCELRLMKADATPFWVKIDAVPVVEEGSPTVYRAVISDISVRKHAEQLQAHIEGVIQHDLRSPACNAVNVATLLLEAAGLSAQQRQLLALLNNAGRQMLDTLDRSLDMYRIETGQYQEVPKIFNCLPVVLEIVQNLRNAPQHRNTVMQVLLNGAPPTEDAGFPCSGQVELMRASLFNLMKNAVEATPKGGTVVVNLISAKDCRIEIRNQGVVPVPIRDRFFDKYSTAGKSYGTGLGTYSAKKMIEAQGGTLEMRTSDESDETVLTIHLPECAHLAGRNLGPGDSNV
- a CDS encoding phosphotransferase codes for the protein MFDRYMGHLDHRDPLHDYLKDHIVPQLGVGSAGVEFRVFQSACSRNVYLYEEKHSGVRLVGKFYPPKSPSQQMKTGEIEFGNLVYLRGLGFDSAPHYVVRPLGFNPAINNVLIMEFLEGGLLGTIINEAIHQRKRERLFRKLSALGHFLASLHNRTAGDWGVNFDHSHAYMGRLIGSLTSKRGMGRDHSDELYHLREAWRGQGIMWQDQGVLVHGDATPSNFLFGPGHTVLAIDLERMQWADRTFDLGRLCGELAHFFYQAMGDPGDAEPFIGHFLWEYCRHLPDPMSAFGSITRRIPFYMGITLLRIARNSWIDHHYRWQLVQKAKVILRELP
- a CDS encoding chemotaxis protein CheB → MSKKRDQKIHTTNKENVVPADAQKTALAANPKSSFPIVGIGASAGGLAAFEAFFSGMPADADPGMAFVLVQHLAPDHNSILTDLVRRYTRMQVFEVEDGMAVQPNCAYIIPPNHDMAFLNGTLQLLAPAAPRGQRLPIDFFFRSLAQDQHERAIGVVLSGTGSDGTQGVRAIKGEGGMIMVQNPESTEYDGMPRSAIATGLVDFELPPAEMPTQIISYVAHAFGKPPHPAAAPPHKAESALKKIFVLLRAQTGHDFSMYKPSTIHRRIDRRMAVHQIETLNDYVKYLQQNPVEVEALFRDLLIGVTSFFRDPEAFKALEEHVIPKLFAGKPAGASVRVWSTGCSTGEEAYSLAILLQERLETLKQSINVQIFATDIDSMAIATARAGLYPASIAADISPERLGRFFLAESDGSMYRIHKGIRDMLVFSEHDLVRDPPFSRLDLISCRNLMIYMGGELQKKLIPIFHYALNPGGFMFLGTSETVGEFGDMFATLDRKLKLYQRKDDIHGTRRTALGHFLPFTSMEGKASQTSGKTPAAGKLPLRELTEQAILNQITLAGVLVNAQGVILYLHGRTGMYLEPVPGEAGVNNILKMAREGLRRDLTTALHKATVTKETVRCEGLRIKTNGHFTMANLIVCPVLTNINSTLEDTLFLVILEETSNADTPVATGSAVPPLGIDCDADANVDARITALKQELRAKEEYLQTTNEELETSNEELKSSNEEMQSINEELQSSNEELETSKEELQSVNEELATVNAELQTKVADLSQANNDMNNLLAGTGIATIFVDHQLRILRFTPAATQIINMILSDVGRPVRHIVSNLVGYDSLVADAQAVLDTLTPKEVEVETTEGKWYTMRIRPYRTLDNVIEGAVITFFDITATKNAQEMLKRANEQLRLAIVVRDAQDAILMLDLDGRIMAWNVSAQKMFGWSEAEALSMNIRDMLPAELRDQELDNLLSVAKVDAQAPYATKRMNKDGRTIDVWLTATAMLDNAGRVYAIATTERAGLVRGDP
- a CDS encoding HAD family hydrolase gives rise to the protein MNIKAVLFDINGTLIDIQTDEGNEEVYRGISHFLTYQGIQTSRWEVRDEYYQLLDAQRKAGGQTFPEFDAVELWREYLLRRPEACQALPPEKLKWMPLFLAEMYRGISRYRLQLYPEVGIILNELSQRYKLAALSDAQSAWALPEMRAVGIADYFSPIIVSGDLGYRKPDSRIFQSALDGLDLPAENVLFVGNDMYRDIYGANSFGMKTVFFSSNQGRKKYSGAEPDYIIYQFAELRRAIAFFESQN
- a CDS encoding PAS domain-containing sensor histidine kinase yields the protein MNASLRQRAEELARTGKAPGVPALSPQEMQEKLHELLVHQIELEMQNEELRQAQEDLEAVRARYFDLYDMAPIGYVTLSEQGLILEANTTIATMLGLQRSLLVNQPISRFIFKEDQDRYYRHRKHLVASGEPQACTQHGCELRLMNQDGVVFWAQIETQSAQEADGEMVQLTTVSDISARKQAEQEMIRAQEYLANILNSMPSIMIGIDLNCVVTHWNKAAEDAAGIPARIALGRPLEEAFPRLATQMDTIRAALRDRTPQDTKRDVFIRNGVRSYQDVTIYPLITEDIVGAVVRVDDVTRRVQIDEMMVQSEKMMSVGGLAAGMAHEINNPLSGILQSAQVVISHLQPDVPANRIAAEASGCTMDSIQTYLNKRQIPGFMDAICQSGARAAAIVSNMLEFCRKGEVRHLAVDINALLDKAVELSSFDYDLKRKFDFKNIRIVREYAPDLPEVYCTSAEIEQVILNLLKNAAQAVVDRNKTEADPTITLRTALEGGLLRIEVEDNGSGMTDAVRKRAFEPFFTTKGVGEGTGLGLAVSYFIIVTKHGGSVDVQSQPGIGTRFILRIPLSPDQTKAPADAAANSSEDSESLTGLPSG